One Brassica napus cultivar Da-Ae unplaced genomic scaffold, Da-Ae ScsIHWf_168;HRSCAF=305, whole genome shotgun sequence genomic window carries:
- the LOC106451111 gene encoding DNA glycosylase/AP lyase ROS1: protein MDKQAREETTWVPQTPIKPIAPIYPDKIQTEERRFAGNKDKSGLDHLSFGDLLALANNASSVFLSRQSGIDKESVIKTPEKPKRKKHRPKVVREAKPKRDIKPKTPKKPAAAVEGEESKTPKRKYVRKKKEANEDQEEYTPVEESSGAAAEDGEASDHDGKKPCRRALEFDDQSLKPQNGEAQHRDETKQDQDLQESHMAAVPSTPKRKRSSQSRRMGKEMKNNEAQATKRRQGKEPTRSNIYFSGQQYEQVFADNEAQWLFSTEWLQKGMRSRSTTGQQLVTQENVAAFDSDCRVLTFQGRQSFESNAHLDKIETPTKKRTTGHARFRGMSSTNKASEQSQAGWYSRQTQVASSRKKRTTKSQTKQLTLLPNHCQFPPSFAAGLAPEAIWQQRHSIEAISELMRLLDINREYSETALVPYGMNSSYSVGNQIVIFNGGAGAIVPSTRVKKPRRERAKVHIDNETDRVWKLLMESIDSEGVDGSDEKKAKWWEEERNVFRGRADSFIARMHLVQGDRRFTPWKGSVVDSVVGVFLTQNVSDHLSSSAFMSLAAEYPVPFVPSSDFEVGESSMPSIRITYLDSDEPISNPPVPSETSAALDNTQPDEEKEYVNSKDTSRSSSEIASSGNESTVKTTDSKAQVDSDRTGSSVEVSKTVLIVQELFPSEDSVLTCQNSLVSETPKMTERAGSSSEINSEAENCTHFVKLLESQGSAQLQEKESDVITADTVLVEEASQKTQCSSSPGSLQISPNTSPGDCSSEVKDFKSLKGKGKYSDDEPCCFFGDVLSVQKPEIPESSSSVPSTKLVIETSIPDINESTNCLDVQEGTEKQQPGPDSSSKKISPMDKATFNADGKKILKEVDEEFDWDSLRREAEGREGKREKTARSLDSVDWEAIRTADVNEVAETIKSRGMNHKLAERIQGFLNRLLTDHGSLDLEWLRDVPPDKAKEYLLSFNGLGLKSVECVRLLTLHHLAFPVDTNVGRIAVRLGWVPLQPLPESLQLHLLEMYPVLESIQKYLWPRLCKFDQKTLYELHYQMITFGKVFCTKSKPNCNACPMRGECRHFASAFASARFALPGPEKGMERPDVPLQSLPEPLRRQQGLEVVNHSEAANRVTSCEPIIEVPASPEPECAEVSMADIEDAFFEDPEEIPTIRLNMDAFTNNLKKIFEHSKELQDGNMSGALVALTAEAASLPMPKLKNISQLRTEHQVYELKDDHPLLAQFEKRETDDPCSYLLAIWTPGETVDSIQPTRSKCIWQEAGKMCNEKTCFSCNNIRETQSQTVRGTILVPCRTAMRGSFPLNGTYFQVNEVFADHESSLTPIDVPRDWLWDLARRTVYFGTSIPSIFKGLSTETIQQCFWRGYVCVRGFDRQTRAPRPLIARLHFPKSKMKSQVNPDDA, encoded by the exons AAAGTGTCATCAAGACTCCTGAGAAGCCCAAGAGGAAGAAGCATAGGCCAAAGGTTGTTAGAGAAGCGAAACCAAAGAGAGATATTAAACCGAAAACTCCGAAGAAGCCTGCTGCTGCTGTTGAGGGTGAAGAAAGCAAAACACCCAAGAGGAAGTATGTGAGGAAGAAAAAAGAAGCTAATGAGGATCAAGAAGAATACACGCCGGTTGAAGAATCATCAGGAGCAGCAGcagaagatggagaagcttCAGATCATGATGGCAAGAAGCCTTGTAGAAGAGCCTTGGAGTTTGACGATCAGAGTCTCAAACCTCAAAACGGAGAAGCACAGCACAGAGATGAGACAAAGCAGGATCAAGACTTGCAAGAGAGTCACATGGCAGCAGTGCCAAGCACGCCTAAGAGAAAGCGCAGCAGCCAAAGTAGAAGAATGGGAAAGGAAATGAAGAATAATGAGGCACAAGCCACAAAGAGGAGACAAGGCAAAGAACCAACTAGAAGTAACATATATTTTTCAGGGCAACAATACGAGCAGGTGTTTGCGGACAATGAAGCACAATGGTTGTTTTCTACAGAATGGCTTCAGAAAGGGATGAGATCTCGTTCCACAACTGGACAACAACTTGTTACACAAGAGAATGTTGCTGCCTTTGACTCAGACTGTAGAGTCCTAACCTTTCAGGGTAGGCAGAGTTTTGAGTCTAATGCTCACTTGGATAAGATAGAAACTCCAACAAAGAAGAGAACTACAGGCCACGCTCGGTTCCGGGGTATGTCTTCCACAAATAAAGCTTCTGAGCAGTCACAAGCAGGATGGTATAGCAGACAGACGCAAGTGGCATCAAGCAGAAAGAAACGAACCACTAAGTCTCAGACCAAACAGCTCACTCTTCTCCCTAATCATTGCCAGTTTCCACCTTCATTTGCTG CAGGACTAGCTCCAGAAGCTATTTGGCAGCAACGCCACTCTATTGAAGCAATCAGCGAGCTAATGCGTCTACTAGACATCAACAGAGAGTACTCAGAAACTGCTCTTGTTCCTTACGGAATGAACAGCAGTTACAGCGTAGGAAACCAGATTGTGATCTTCAACGGTGGCGCTGGAGCTATAGTGCCTTCGACTCGCGTTAAGAAGCCGCGGCGCGAACGTGCAAAGGTTCATATAGATAATGAGACGGATAGAGTCTGGAAGCTTTTGATGGAGAGTATCGATAGCGAAGGTGTTGACGGATCAGACGAGAAGAAGGCCAAATGGTGGGAGGAAGAACGTAATGTCTTTAGAGGAAGAGCTGACTCATTCATAGCACGAATGCATCTTGTTCAAG GTGATAGACGTTTTACACCATGGAAAGGATCAGTTGTTGATTCTGTGGTTGGAGTGTTTCTCACTCAAAACGTTTCTGATCATCTCTCAAG CTCTGCGTTTATGTCACTAGCTGCGGAGTATCCAGTACCTTTTGTACCCAGCAGTGACTTTGAAGTAGGAGAAAGCTCCATGCCTTCTATCAGGATTACCTACTTGGACTCGGATGAACCGATCTCAAACCCACCAGTTCCCAGTGAGACTTCTGCTGCTTTAGACAACACACAGCCTGATGAGGAGAAGGAGTATGTAAACAGCAAGGACACCTCAAGGAGCAGTAGTGAGATCGCCAGCTCAGGGAATGAGTCAACTGTCAAAACTACAGATTCAAAGGCGCAGGTGGATTCAGACAGAACTGGCTCAAGCGTGGAAGTTAGCAAGACAGTTCTTATTGTCCAAGAGCTGTTTCCATCTGAAGATTCCGTACTCACATGTCAGAACTCGTTGGTTTCTGAAACTCCTAAGATGACAGAGAGAGCAGGATCAAGCTCTGAGATCAACTCAGAAGCAGAGAATTGTACACACTTTGTGAAGCTCCTAGAGTCTCAGGGGTCTGCTCAGCTTCAAGAGAAAGAAAGTGACGTCATCACAGCTGATACTGTCTTAGTAGAAGAGGCCAGTCAAAAGACTCAGTGTTCAAGCAGTCCTGGAAGTTTACAAATATCCCCAAACACGTCTCCTGGTGATTGTAGCTCAGAGGTTAAGGACTTCAAGTCATTGAAAGGGAAAGGAAAGTATTCTGATGATGAACCATGTTGTTTCTTTGGGGATGTCTTGAGTGTTCAGAAACCAGAGATACCTGAAAGCTCCAGCAGCGTTCCTTCAACAAAGCTCGTGATAGAAACTTCAATTCCAGATATTAACGAAAGCACAAACTgtcttgatgtccaagaaggcACAGAAAAACAACAACCAGGACCTGACTCATCATCCAAAAAGATCAGTCCTATGGATAAGGCTACTTTCAATGCGGATGGGAAAAAGATTTTGAAGGAGGTAGACGAGGAGTTTGATTGGGACAGTTTAAGAAGAGAAGCGGAAGGCAGAGAAGGCAAAAGAGAGAAAACAGCAAGGTCATTGGACTCTGTTGACTGGGAAGCCATTAGAACAGCTGATGTTAATGAAGTTGCTGAAACCATTAAGAGCCGTGGGATGAACCATAAACTTGCTGAACGTATACAG GGCTTCCTTAACCGACTGCTAACAGACCATGGGAGTCTTGATCTCGAATGGTTGAGAGATGTTCCACCTGACAAAGCAAA AGAGTATCTTCTGAGCTTCAATGGACTAGGCCTAAAAAGTGTGGAGTGTGTTAGGCTTCTCACGCTGCACCATCTTGCCTTTCCA GTTGATACCAATGTTGGACGCATAGCGGTTAGACTCGGATGGGTACCCCTTCAACCACTTCCAGAGTCCCttcaacttcatcttctagaAAT GTATCCTGTGCTTGAGTCTATACAGAAATATCTGTGGCCAAGATTATGCAAATTCGACCAAAAAACATT GTATGAATTGCATTACCAAATGATTACTTTTGGAAAG GTGTTCTGCACGAAGAGCAAACCCAACTGCAATGCTTGTCCTATGAGAGGGGAATGTAGACACTTTGCTAGTGCCTTTGCAAG TGCGAGGTTTGCATTACCTGGTCCAGAGAAAGGAATGGAGAGACCTGATGTTCCTCTACAGAGCCTACCAGAGCCATTGCGGAGACAGCAAGGGTTAGAAGTAGTCAACCACTCAGAAGCAGCAAATAGAGTCACAAGCTGTGAACCGATAATTGAAGTGCCAGCATCACCAGAGCCAGAGTGCGCAGAAGTTTCAATGGCTGATATAGAGGACGCTTTCTTTGAGGATCCTGAAGAGATTCCAACAATAAGGCTGAACATGGATGCATTCACAAACAACCTGAAGAAAATTTTTGAGCACAGCAAGGAACTGCAAGATGGAAACATGTCTGGGGCTCTGGTTGCACTTACCGCTGAGGCTGCGTCTCTTCCAATGCCTAAGCTCAAGAACATTAGCCAGCTGAGGACTGAACACCAAGT CTATGAACTTAAAGACGACCATCCTCTTCTAGCTCAG TTTGAGAAGCGAGAAACTGATGATCCATGTTCGTACTTGCTTGCTATATGGACACCAG GTGAGACGGTTGATTCCATTCAACCAACTAGAAGCAAATGCATTTGGCAAGAAGCAGGCAAAATGTGTAATGAGAAAACTTGTTTCTCGTGCAACAACATAAGGGAGACGCAATCACAAACCGTTAGAGGAACCATCTTG GTACCTTGTAGAACAGCGATGAGAGGTAGCTTCCCACTCAACGGTACATACTTCCAAGTCAACGAG GTGTTTGCGGATCACGAGTCTAGTCTAACGCCAATTGATGTTCCAAGAGACTGGTTATGGGACCTAGCTAGAAGAACTGTCTACTTTGGCACATCTATCCCATCAATCTTTAAAG gtttatcTACTGAAACAATTCAACAATGTTTCTGGAGAG GGTATGTATGTGTGAGAGGATTTGATAGGCAGACAAGAGCACCAAGGCCTTTGATCGCGAGGTTGCACTTCCCTAAAAGCAAAATGAAGTCACAGGTTAATCCGGATGATGCATAG